DNA sequence from the Candidatus Terasakiella magnetica genome:
TTAAACAAGTCTTTCTCAACCTTATCGTCAATGCAGCGCACGCAATTGGCGCGTTGGAAAAAGATAACCAAGATGGGGTTGGGAAAATTCAGATTGCCACGAAACATCAAGATGGTTGGGTTGAGGTCTTGGTAAATGATACTGGCGGGGGCATTCCCCATAAAATCAAACAGCGTGTGTTTGACCCCTTTTTCACCACCAAGGACGTGGGTCAAGGTACAGGTCAAGGACTCGCCATTGCTTTTGACATTGTTCAGAACAAGCATGGCGGGGTGATTAGCTTTGAGAGTGAGGAAGGCCAAGGAACCTCGTTTATGGTTCGCCTTCCAATCAGCTAAGCTGCAGTCATCAATAAATAGGGTTTATTTATTTTGAACGGCTCTTGCGAGTTTGCGTGCGGCTTTTCTTTGTTTTTCTTCTTTTTGAAGGCGCAAAGCTTTTAGATTCGCAATCTGGGAGGAGCGCTCACTTCCAGCGCTGAGTTTTTCTTCGAGAAAGCTCTGGCTTTCTTCTTGGCTTATGCGGGCAAGTTCTTCTGCTCGTGATAGTTTCAGGTTTGTCATCATGTATCCTTTAGAGCAAAAGAGAGGAAAAAAGCTGCCCCCAGCCAAATGCCAAGGGGCAGCTTAAATCACTTTAGCCAATAACTGTCAGGTTAGTCGCAGAGGACTTACCGTTACGACCTGTTTCCAGTTCGTATTCAACTTTTTGGCCTTCATTTAAGCTGGAAAGACCAGCGCGTTCTACAGCCGAGATGTGAACGAACGCATCTTGTCCGCCATCTTCAGGCTCAATAAAACCAAAACCTTTAGTCGGGTTAAACCATTTTACATTTCCAATAGCCATTACATTATCCTTTGAATTGGAATGTGAATATACGCATCCCACAACGTGTGGTGAAACGTTCAACTTTAAATCACAATGTACTGAGAAACGAAAAATTACGGCAAAACCGAGAATAACTGAATCGCATAACTGTGCGAAAGATTGAAGGCGTTATATGCCTTATTTTTTTTATAAAGTCAAGAAAATCTGAAAAAATTGCAAATGATTAAATTCGTCAGCTTGAAGAGCAAATTCTAATGAAGGTTATTTTCCTTTGTGTTCCCATTTGGGGACAGTCTGAAAACAAACAATAACCTATAAGCCCTACAGGTTGGAGATACGAAGGGCTATGGGCTTATGGCATCTAGTTATTACATAGATAAAAATGATCAGGGGCAGGACTTTATATATAAGGTCATTATAGATGACCTAAAGCTTTGCCAAAAATCTCCTGAAGTTCTTGCCAGTGTAGACTTGAGAACAGAATTATTCTGTGAACTGAGTGATTATACGATCAAATATTTTAATGGCATTGAGCGTCTTCTACGCGCAAAGAACTGTGAACATTTTGATGCGTTGGAAAAATATCAATGGTCTCTTTTGCAGGACCTTTCAGAGCTGCAATGGTCTATCGAACATGGCTGTGAGTCAAAAATGATTAAAGAGACCCTGTACTCCTTATTGATCCGATTAAATGCAGTTAAACACTATCTCGATGAGAAATGTGACTTCTGCCTTTGCCTTCTTTTACCTAAAAGCTGTGGTAATCTTCGCGCATAGTTTCAATCATCAATGAATAGGGAGGCCTGTTATCAGCACACCTCCCCTTATCGCTTACTTGATTGTAATGTTAACGCCTTGTGTTTCGCCGCGAGAGCCCGGAATAGACAAGCGATAGGTGCCTGGCTTGATGGCAATAAAGCCAATTTCCATTTCACCAGCATCATCAAATTCAATGCTATCAATGCCGATGGGGCGAATTTCAAGGTCGTTTACGACAACTTCATCAACCCAAATGGCACGAAAGAAACCTGAACCGCTTAGAGCAAGTTCTGCTGAACCATCACCGATAATTTCCATCTCGTAGTATTTACCAGATTCAAGGGTGATAGAGCCCGTAGCTGACACAGGCTTACCAGAAGCCAAAGTCAGTGCAGGCATTTCACCTTTATTGCCTTTTGACAGCAAGCCTGCAAAACCAAGATCATGCGCTGAAGCGGCATTGCCAAAAGCAAAACTTGCACAGGCCGCAGCTGCAAAAATCATCTGGCGCAATTTCATATCGTATACTCCTTGTTCGATATCATGTTGGTTGGCTTTATATAAAACATGCACCAATCCTATCGAATTTCATCGTCTTAGTTGAGTGTACTTTAGTCTAT
Encoded proteins:
- a CDS encoding cold-shock protein; the protein is MAIGNVKWFNPTKGFGFIEPEDGGQDAFVHISAVERAGLSSLNEGQKVEYELETGRNGKSSATNLTVIG